One Thunnus thynnus chromosome 21, fThuThy2.1, whole genome shotgun sequence DNA segment encodes these proteins:
- the zfand1 gene encoding AN1-type zinc finger protein 1 — MAELDIGKHCKIDSCHQKDFLPFVCDSCTGVFCLEHRSREAHSCSVEPVKRETQTVGGSTSYPCSFEDCKGKELLPVICPQCEKHFCLAHRHQDDHKCEKLEVQKPRMAATKELVQKIVESKDGSKSKGRRGAKNSATAAKVALMKLKLHAAGDKGLPQTERTYFQVYLPKESKNTSQPMFFCSKWSVGKVVDYAASLASLKNNNNVLTAKKLRLCHPQTGEAFRMDDTLLSLLAHPDTPLYNGGNVILEYLDNESTGLNDVSDYVTVT; from the exons ATGGCTGAATTAGATATTGGGAAGCATTGTAAGATCGATTCCTGCCACCAGAAAG ATTTCCTTCCCTTTGTCTGTGACTCTTGCACTGGTGTTTTCTG CCTTGAGCACAGAAGCAGAGAGGCCCATTCGTGTTCAGTG GAGCCAGTGAAAAGGGAAACCCAGACTGTGGGTGGCAGCACAAGTTATCCGTGCTCATTTGAAGACTGCAAGGGAAAAGAATTGTTGCCTGTAATTTGTCCACAgtgtgaaaaacatttctgtttggc CCATCGTCATCAAGATGATCACAAGTGTGAGAAGTTGGAGGTCCAAAAGCCTCGAATGGCAGCAACCAAAGAGCTGGTGCAAAAGATTGTGG AGTCAAAGGATGGATCCAAAAGTAAAGGACGCAGAGGAGCAAAGAACAGTGCAACTGCAGCCAAGGTAGCGTTAATGAAACTGAAGCTGCACGCTGCAGGAGACAAGGGACTGCCACAG ACAGAAAGAACCTATTTCCAGGTGTATCTTCCTAAAGAATCAAAAAACACCAGCCAGCCCATGTTCTTCTGTTCCAAATGGAGTGTGGGAAAAGTGGTGGATTATGCAGCCTCCCTAGCTAGCCTCAAGAACAACAATAATGTGCTGACAGCTAAG AAGCTGCGGTTGTGCCACCCTCAGACAGGTGAGGCTTTTCGTATGGATGACACCCTGCTCTCGCTGCTGGCTCACCCAGACACTCCCCTGTACAATGGGGGTAATGTGATCCTGGAGTACCTGGACAATGAGAGCACAGGCCTGAACGATGTTTCTGACTATGTCACAGTGACCTGA
- the chmp4c gene encoding charged multivesicular body protein 4c: MSKISKLFKGSSSSSSSSSSSSSSKSKHHRSRGGPSPQEAIHKLRETEEMLTKKQDYLEKRIEQEIMIAKKNGTKNKRAALQALKRKKRLEQQLTQIDGTLSTIEFQREALENSHTNTEVLKNMGFAAKAMKKVHDNMDIDKIDDLMQDITEQQDVAREISEAISGPFGETFDEDELLAELAELEQEDLEDSMKSMGGLPSVPTSKLPSARPSQRATTKKRVEDDDDMRMLASWAT; the protein is encoded by the exons atgAGCAAAATCTCGAAATTATTCAAGGGGAGCTCGAGCTCGAGCTCGAGTTCGAGTTCATCCAGCTCGTCCAAGTCCAAACACCACCGGTCGCGCGGAGGACCTTCACCCCAGGAGGCCATCCACAAACTCCGAGAGACCGAGGAAATGTTGACGAAGAAACAAGACTACCTGGAGAAGAGGATAGAGCAAGAAATTATGATCGCCAAGAAGAATGGCACAAAAAACAAGCGGG CTGCCCTGCAGGCCTTGAAGAGGAAGAAGCGTCTGGAGCAGCAGCTCACCCAGATCGATGGCACGCTCTCCACCATCGAGTTCCAGAGAGAAGCGCTGGAGAACTCGCACACCAACACAGAGGTCCTGAAGAACATGGGCTTCGCTGCCAAGGCCATGAAGAAAGTCCACGACAACAT gGATATTGATAAGATAGACGATCTGATGCAGGATATCACAGAGCAGCAGGATGTGGCCCGGGAGATCAGTGAAGCTATCTCCGGACCTTTTGGCGAGACATTTGATGAG GATGAGCTGCTGGCTGAGCTGGCAGAGCTGGAACAGGAGGACCTTGAGGACAGCATGAAGAGTATGGGCGGGCTGCCCAGCGTGCCCACCTCCAAACTGCCGTCGGCACGGCCCAGTCAGCGCGCAA CCACCAAGAAAAGGGTCGAAGATGATGACGACATGCGTATGCTGGCATCATGGGCAACTTAA